One Candidatus Hydrogenedentota bacterium genomic window carries:
- a CDS encoding DUF1559 domain-containing protein: protein MKKTGFTLIELLVVIAIIGILAAILLPALARAREAARRSSCQNNLKQVGLVFKMYANESKGQSFPLVHHRGEDDSVPGEPCIDPGVDFMIQGETVYPEYLTDPNILVCPSDADGAESFASGRWHIDGNPQNPVNPCRFDSLSYVYISWALQDVYTGPLDPNSPDIPNTLMGALGAGYLNFGLASYLQTVQDEVDEGNFSILDGDMTLPAPDGRTVHRLREGIERFFITDINNPGASSQAQSEVYVFWDTASVKADNFNHIPGGSNVLYMDGHVEFVRFPGPAKSPVSRAFSVLTGG from the coding sequence ATGAAAAAAACAGGATTCACGTTGATCGAGTTGCTCGTGGTCATCGCCATCATAGGCATTTTGGCCGCCATTCTGCTCCCGGCACTGGCGCGGGCGCGGGAGGCGGCGCGACGGTCCAGTTGCCAGAACAACCTCAAGCAGGTCGGGCTGGTGTTCAAGATGTATGCCAACGAGTCAAAAGGGCAGTCCTTTCCGTTGGTTCACCACCGCGGCGAGGATGATTCCGTGCCGGGCGAGCCGTGCATTGACCCCGGTGTTGACTTCATGATCCAGGGCGAGACGGTCTATCCAGAGTACCTGACCGACCCGAACATCCTGGTGTGCCCGTCGGACGCGGACGGAGCGGAGAGTTTCGCCTCCGGAAGATGGCACATTGACGGGAACCCCCAGAACCCCGTCAATCCCTGCCGGTTTGACTCGCTGTCCTATGTGTACATCAGCTGGGCGCTTCAGGATGTCTACACCGGGCCGCTTGACCCCAACTCGCCCGACATCCCCAACACGCTCATGGGGGCCCTCGGGGCCGGTTACCTGAACTTCGGCCTGGCCTCGTACCTGCAGACGGTTCAGGATGAGGTGGACGAAGGCAATTTCAGCATACTGGACGGCGACATGACCCTGCCCGCCCCGGACGGCCGCACGGTCCACCGGCTCCGCGAGGGCATCGAGCGGTTCTTCATCACGGACATCAACAATCCGGGCGCCTCGTCCCAGGCCCAGAGCGAAGTCTATGTGTTCTGGGACACCGCCAGCGTGAAGGCGGACAACTTCAACCACATCCCCGGCGGGTCGAACGTCCTGTACATGGACGGGCATGTGGAGTTTGTGCGGTTCCCCGGTCCGGCAAAGAGCCCCGTTTCCAGGGCCTTTTCCGTGCTGACCGGCGGTTGA
- a CDS encoding DNA polymerase II — protein sequence MQIAEDARQAEWDAVSFTAELFKGDFRWDLINPFPAQDAEDKKIGDAYIEKVKKVLEEHVDPYEIDRTGVYPREALKAMADIGLFGMKIPKEYDGLGLSISNYARVLGVVGSYCSSTVTYLSAHQSIGVPQPLKEFGTPEQKKRFLPRLAKGEISAFALTEPNVGSDPAKMITVAEPSADGTYYTLNGDKLWTTNGYDDLTTLIVVLAKTPDKVLASGKKIPQITAFVVESNMPGFERARRCEFMGLRGIANAALVLRNVKVPAENMIGKPGQGLKIALSTLNVGRLGLPAAGLGAGRAFLEECQWWATSRVQWGQSVGKHQSITKMIANYAASLFSMESMVSLTCSLADRQNTDIRLEAAAAKYYCSETLWKMLDDYMQVRGGRGYETALSLYNRGDRPSALETVFRDMRIGRIFEGSSQVMHLIMAREALDTHYKLVMPLIMPKPGQKEGKVSLLMKAAKFYVKWYPSTWMPPRSLACKNLNGANRAHLSYAAKTAKKLARTLFHTMGKYQAKMEYEQLILANFVDIGTDLFVMGSSLAYAEHLLGLNPADQTPQDLADLFCKEARKRIAMNFRAVKCNHNRMYKKVGAELMDGKLNWLASECMNPIPPKYRDYEKNDYDHPASDLPSKD from the coding sequence ATGCAGATCGCGGAGGACGCGCGTCAGGCGGAATGGGACGCCGTTAGTTTCACCGCAGAGTTGTTCAAGGGCGACTTCCGCTGGGACCTCATCAATCCCTTTCCGGCCCAGGACGCCGAGGACAAGAAGATCGGCGACGCGTACATTGAGAAGGTCAAGAAGGTCCTTGAGGAGCATGTGGACCCCTACGAGATTGACCGCACGGGCGTGTACCCCCGCGAGGCCCTGAAGGCCATGGCCGACATCGGCCTCTTCGGCATGAAAATCCCCAAGGAGTACGACGGTCTCGGCCTGTCCATCTCCAACTATGCCCGGGTGCTCGGCGTGGTGGGCAGCTACTGCTCCAGCACGGTCACCTACCTGTCGGCCCACCAGAGCATCGGCGTGCCGCAGCCGCTGAAGGAGTTCGGCACCCCCGAGCAGAAGAAGCGCTTCCTGCCGCGCCTCGCAAAGGGCGAAATCTCCGCCTTCGCCCTCACGGAGCCCAACGTGGGCTCGGACCCCGCCAAGATGATCACCGTGGCCGAGCCGAGCGCGGACGGCACCTACTACACCCTGAACGGGGACAAGCTTTGGACCACGAACGGCTATGACGACCTGACCACGCTCATCGTGGTGCTGGCGAAGACGCCGGACAAGGTGCTGGCTAGCGGGAAGAAGATTCCCCAGATCACGGCGTTCGTGGTCGAGTCCAACATGCCCGGCTTTGAGCGGGCCCGCCGGTGCGAGTTCATGGGCCTGCGCGGCATCGCGAACGCGGCCCTGGTGCTGCGCAACGTGAAGGTGCCCGCCGAGAACATGATCGGCAAGCCCGGGCAGGGCCTGAAGATCGCCCTCTCCACGCTGAACGTCGGCCGTCTCGGCCTTCCCGCCGCGGGCCTCGGCGCCGGCCGGGCCTTCCTGGAGGAATGCCAGTGGTGGGCCACCAGCCGCGTGCAGTGGGGCCAGTCCGTCGGCAAGCACCAGTCCATCACCAAGATGATCGCCAACTATGCGGCGAGCCTGTTCTCGATGGAGTCCATGGTCTCCCTGACCTGCTCCCTCGCCGACCGTCAGAACACCGACATCCGCCTGGAGGCGGCGGCCGCGAAATACTACTGCAGCGAGACGCTGTGGAAGATGCTGGACGATTACATGCAGGTGCGCGGCGGCCGCGGCTATGAGACGGCCCTTTCCCTGTACAACCGCGGCGACCGCCCCTCCGCCCTGGAGACGGTCTTCCGCGACATGCGCATCGGCCGCATCTTCGAGGGCTCCTCGCAGGTCATGCACCTGATCATGGCGCGCGAGGCCCTGGACACCCACTATAAGCTGGTCATGCCCCTCATCATGCCGAAGCCGGGCCAGAAGGAAGGCAAGGTTTCGCTCCTCATGAAGGCGGCCAAGTTCTACGTGAAATGGTATCCCAGCACCTGGATGCCGCCGCGAAGCCTGGCCTGCAAGAACCTCAACGGGGCCAACCGCGCGCACCTTTCCTACGCGGCGAAAACGGCCAAGAAACTGGCCCGCACCCTCTTCCACACGATGGGCAAGTACCAGGCCAAGATGGAGTACGAACAGCTGATTCTTGCCAATTTCGTGGACATCGGCACGGACCTCTTCGTCATGGGTTCGTCCCTGGCCTATGCGGAGCACCTGCTCGGGCTCAATCCGGCGGACCAGACCCCGCAGGACCTGGCGGACCTCTTCTGCAAGGAGGCGCGCAAGCGCATCGCCATGAACTTCAGGGCCGTCAAGTGCAACCATAACCGGATGTACAAGAAAGTCGGCGCGGAGCTCATGGACGGCAAGCTCAACTGGCTGGCCAGCGAGTGCATGAACCCGATCCCGCCGAAATACCGGGACTACGAGAAGAACGACTACGACCACCCGGCCTCCGACCTTCCCAGCAAGGACTAG
- a CDS encoding MMPL family transporter, whose amino-acid sequence MNIGARLVGFGVDRPKLTVLSIGALTLALALLAALPTVFPAAFPALNGVRVDTDPENMLSAEEPARVFHNDMKRVFDLNEIVVLGVVNESHPDGVFNPESLGRVHALAEYAKTLHGAAIGQKDERAGVIGVDVIAPSTVDNIEQGGPGEVRFEWLMASPPATREEALAVRDRAARIPFLQGTLVSESGKALALYLPLTSKALSHRVYKKLQEKIATLPGDDQYHITGLPVANDTFGVEMFIQMAVSAPLAMLVIFLLMWWFFRRLSLIIAPMVLAVVVVIQTMGLLVSMGNTIHIMSSMIPIFLMPIAILDSIHILSEFYERYQKHKNRRAALLDVMGTLFMPMLYTSLTSAAGFASLAITPIPPVQVFGIFVALGVMVAWLFTVTFVPAFIMLMPARGFEGYGAAHTEDEEGATFMGRLLGRLGRFTWNRAKLVLALTLIVAAVSAYGISQIQVNDNPTRWFKAKHPIRVADRVLNEHFGGTYMAYLALRPADTAFDAAGAAKGLTERLTAWAAENAGDYPGLPAVAEALAAEARTRAGNAPDWKTLAGGLGDHALAEADKGGDAGAAWEEAAFFLDKERQRDELFKDPEVLRYMERVQEALLKTGTVGKTNSLADLVKTVYRELMEGKDEYFRIPDSANAVAQCIITYESSHRPQDLSHFVTPDYRQSSVWVQLKSGDNQDMMRVIEAMETFAAENPPPAGLNLEWFGLTYINVIWQQKMVVGMLQAFLGSFLVVLFMMIVLYRSGLWGLLSMIPLTVTIGLIYGVIGLVGKDYDMPVAVLSALSLGLAVDFAIHFLSRAREMQRETGDWKTAAPKMFGEPARAITRNIIAVAVGFTPLLAAPLVPYNTVGVFMAAILGASGVATLIIMPALMRVLERMLFPESRVCRITCSCCTCAATAAAFAGSVAVNLQFLGGTWTQWTLGSLVFVLAAVALCAAMSRRAGCAAPPKPGC is encoded by the coding sequence ATGAACATTGGCGCCCGGTTGGTCGGTTTCGGCGTGGACCGTCCCAAGCTCACCGTGCTCTCCATAGGCGCGCTCACCCTGGCGCTGGCGCTGCTTGCCGCGCTGCCCACCGTTTTTCCCGCCGCGTTTCCGGCGCTGAACGGGGTGCGGGTGGACACGGACCCGGAGAACATGCTGAGCGCGGAGGAGCCCGCGCGGGTCTTCCACAACGACATGAAGCGGGTCTTCGACCTGAACGAAATCGTGGTGCTCGGCGTGGTGAACGAGTCGCACCCGGACGGAGTGTTCAATCCGGAGAGCCTCGGGCGGGTGCATGCGCTGGCGGAGTACGCAAAGACCCTGCACGGGGCGGCCATCGGCCAGAAGGACGAGCGGGCCGGGGTGATCGGGGTGGACGTGATCGCCCCGTCCACGGTGGACAACATCGAGCAGGGCGGGCCGGGGGAGGTGAGGTTCGAGTGGCTCATGGCGTCGCCCCCCGCCACGCGGGAGGAGGCGCTCGCGGTGCGCGACCGCGCGGCGCGGATTCCCTTTCTCCAGGGGACGCTGGTTTCCGAGAGCGGCAAGGCGCTGGCCCTGTACCTGCCCCTGACGTCCAAGGCCCTGAGCCACCGGGTGTACAAAAAGCTCCAGGAGAAGATCGCCACCCTGCCCGGGGACGACCAGTACCACATCACGGGGCTTCCCGTGGCCAACGACACCTTCGGGGTGGAGATGTTCATCCAGATGGCCGTGTCGGCCCCCCTGGCCATGCTGGTCATCTTCCTGCTCATGTGGTGGTTCTTCCGCAGGCTTTCGCTGATCATCGCGCCCATGGTGCTGGCGGTGGTCGTGGTGATTCAGACCATGGGCCTCCTTGTTTCCATGGGGAACACGATCCACATCATGAGCTCCATGATCCCGATCTTCCTCATGCCCATCGCCATCCTGGACTCCATCCACATCCTGTCCGAGTTCTACGAGCGCTACCAGAAGCACAAAAACCGTCGCGCGGCGCTGCTGGACGTCATGGGCACGCTGTTCATGCCCATGCTCTACACCTCCCTCACCTCGGCCGCGGGCTTCGCCTCCCTCGCCATCACACCCATTCCTCCCGTGCAGGTCTTCGGCATTTTCGTCGCCCTGGGCGTCATGGTGGCATGGCTGTTCACGGTCACCTTTGTGCCCGCGTTCATCATGCTCATGCCGGCGCGCGGGTTTGAGGGCTACGGCGCCGCGCACACGGAGGACGAGGAGGGGGCGACCTTTATGGGCCGCCTGCTGGGACGCCTCGGCCGTTTCACCTGGAACCGCGCGAAACTGGTGCTGGCACTCACCCTGATCGTGGCGGCCGTGTCCGCCTACGGCATCTCGCAAATCCAGGTCAATGACAACCCCACCCGGTGGTTCAAGGCCAAACACCCCATCCGCGTGGCTGACCGCGTGCTCAACGAGCATTTCGGCGGCACCTACATGGCCTACCTCGCCCTGCGGCCCGCGGACACGGCCTTCGACGCGGCCGGGGCCGCCAAGGGCCTGACGGAGAGGCTCACGGCCTGGGCGGCCGAGAACGCCGGGGACTATCCAGGCCTGCCGGCGGTGGCGGAGGCCCTCGCCGCCGAGGCGCGGACGCGCGCGGGCAACGCTCCCGACTGGAAAACCCTCGCGGGCGGCCTGGGCGACCACGCGCTCGCCGAGGCGGACAAGGGGGGCGATGCCGGCGCGGCGTGGGAGGAGGCCGCGTTCTTCCTGGACAAAGAGCGGCAGCGAGACGAGCTGTTCAAGGACCCGGAGGTGCTCCGATACATGGAGCGCGTGCAGGAGGCCCTGCTGAAAACGGGCACCGTGGGCAAGACAAACTCCCTGGCGGACCTGGTGAAGACGGTGTACCGCGAGCTGATGGAGGGCAAGGACGAGTATTTCCGCATCCCGGACTCCGCGAACGCCGTGGCGCAGTGCATCATCACCTACGAGAGCAGCCACCGCCCGCAGGACCTGTCCCACTTCGTCACGCCGGACTACCGGCAGAGCAGCGTGTGGGTCCAGCTCAAGAGCGGGGACAACCAGGACATGATGCGCGTGATCGAGGCCATGGAGACCTTCGCCGCGGAGAACCCGCCCCCCGCGGGACTGAACCTGGAGTGGTTCGGGCTCACCTACATCAACGTCATCTGGCAGCAGAAGATGGTCGTGGGCATGCTCCAGGCCTTCCTGGGCAGCTTCCTGGTCGTGCTGTTCATGATGATCGTCCTGTACCGTTCCGGACTGTGGGGGCTCCTTTCCATGATCCCCCTCACGGTGACCATCGGCCTGATCTACGGCGTCATCGGGCTCGTGGGCAAGGACTACGACATGCCCGTGGCGGTTCTCTCCGCGCTGTCCCTCGGACTCGCCGTGGACTTCGCCATCCACTTCCTATCCCGCGCCCGGGAAATGCAGCGGGAAACCGGCGACTGGAAAACGGCCGCCCCGAAGATGTTCGGCGAGCCCGCGCGGGCCATCACGCGCAACATCATCGCCGTCGCCGTGGGCTTCACGCCGCTCCTCGCCGCGCCGCTGGTGCCCTACAACACCGTCGGCGTGTTCATGGCCGCCATCCTCGGCGCGTCCGGCGTGGCCACGCTGATCATCATGCCCGCCCTCATGCGCGTGCTGGAGCGCATGCTCTTCCCCGAGTCCCGCGTCTGCCGCATCACGTGCAGCTGCTGCACCTGCGCGGCGACCGCCGCCGCCTTCGCCGGGAGCGTCGCAGTCAACCTGCAGTTCCTGGGCGGCACCTGGACCCAGTGGACGCTGGGAAGCCTGGTGTTCGTGCTGGCCGCAGTGGCCCTGTGCGCGGCGATGTCCCGCCGCGCCGGATGCGCGGCACCCCCCAAACCCGGATGTTGA
- a CDS encoding outer membrane lipoprotein-sorting protein: MKTNRMKLLGLALGLAVAAPLWAQDAAPTVDEIVKKTNAVSYYQGTDGRARVKMTIKDKQGSTREREFTILRKNTDDKNEEQKFFVYFHRPADVRQMVFMVWKHVGKDDDRWMYLPALDVVRQIAASDERTSFVGSTFFYEDVSGRGIDEDTHELVETTADYYVLKNTPKNPSAVEFDAYTMYIHKGTFIPVKVEFEKGGNVYRVAEALKVEDIQGFKTVTQSRMTDKNAGTETTLDYVKVEYSTGLQDDLFTERFMRKPPQDVVK; encoded by the coding sequence ATGAAGACCAACCGGATGAAACTGCTTGGACTGGCGCTCGGGCTCGCCGTTGCGGCGCCCCTGTGGGCGCAGGACGCCGCCCCGACGGTGGACGAAATCGTCAAAAAGACCAACGCCGTTTCCTATTACCAGGGGACGGACGGGCGCGCCCGCGTCAAGATGACCATCAAGGACAAGCAGGGGAGCACGCGCGAGCGCGAGTTCACCATCCTGCGCAAGAACACGGACGACAAAAACGAGGAGCAGAAGTTCTTCGTCTACTTCCACCGCCCCGCCGATGTCCGCCAGATGGTGTTCATGGTGTGGAAGCATGTCGGCAAGGACGACGACCGCTGGATGTACCTGCCCGCCCTGGACGTGGTCCGGCAGATCGCCGCGAGCGACGAGCGCACCAGTTTTGTGGGGTCCACCTTCTTCTACGAGGACGTGTCCGGCCGCGGGATCGACGAGGACACCCACGAGCTGGTGGAGACCACCGCCGACTACTACGTCCTGAAGAACACGCCCAAGAACCCCTCCGCCGTGGAGTTCGACGCCTACACCATGTACATCCACAAGGGCACCTTCATCCCCGTCAAGGTGGAGTTCGAGAAGGGCGGAAACGTCTACCGCGTGGCCGAGGCGCTCAAGGTCGAGGACATCCAGGGCTTCAAGACCGTCACCCAGTCCCGCATGACCGACAAGAACGCGGGCACGGAGACCACGCTGGACTACGTGAAGGTGGAGTACAGCACGGGCCTGCAGGACGACCTCTTCACGGAGCGGTTCATGCGAAAGCCCCCGCAGGATGTTGTGAAGTAG